Part of the Sylvia atricapilla isolate bSylAtr1 chromosome 1, bSylAtr1.pri, whole genome shotgun sequence genome, GCAGGGTTTGTGGATGGCTTGTGCTTTGTGCGTGCTGCCATCTGAATTGTGCAGTTCAGGTAGTGGTTTTgctgggggtggtttttttggttggttgattggttgtTTCTTGGCAGGTTTTTAATGATTGTATTACAGTAGAGCTGTAGCTgattttagtttgtttgggaCTGGATAGTGGAAAGGTGCCATAAGCTCTGgtttggaacagaaaaatagTTTAGTCAGGATACCATTTTCCTTACtcagttttaatgaaaataacaaaaacatcttttaCTGTCCACCTCGAATTGTAAATTTTGGTAAAATTGGTATAATGACTTTgttttgcagcatttcatgtCGATTTTTGGGGATTGGAAATGCAGTACAGGGATGAAAATTGCTGCTAGAATTGTTCCAGTTCCTAAGTTGCTGTTTGTTCCAGGTTACGTTATCTACCGTGTCCGTGTTCGCCGCGGTGGTCGCAAACGCCCAGTGCCGAAAGGTGCAACCTACGGCAAACCTGTGCATCATGGTGTTAACCAGCTCAAGTTTGCCCGGAGTCTGCAGTCTGTGGCAGAGGTGAGTGTTTTGGTTATTGCTCAcagatttgggttggaaagtTTCAGTCCGTAAAAGGTGAAAATATCCAGAGGCAAAGaatgcaaaaccaaaccagctgCTTTGTTAATAAGTTGTTAGTAAGATTTTGAATAATGgtggcaggaaagcagcagaatgtCTTTAGAAGCTCTATTGAGACAATGAAAAAACTATTCAGACTTTAAAAATGGGGTCTATGGGAACCATTTGCGTGGTTTAGTGAAGTTCGTACTTCTAAAGAAAGCCACAGTATTTGTtatgaaaaacacaaaactaGTCCAAGCCATGGCAAAATAAAGAGCTAGGCACGAGAAATAAGAACTTGCATGGCCAAGTTGTCTGAGTTGTCAGTAAATCCCACTCCAGTGTTCCTGCCACATGTTGTGGATCACCAGCTGTAGGTGATGGTCCTTTCACAAAGTACGTGTGAGTTCCTGTCTTAAATAAAGCCTGTAGCACCTTTTTGTGTAGTGGTAGTGCTGCACGGCACACTGAGCTGAAAGCAGGGGTTGAAGGCAGCGTGCCAAAGACCTTCTGCTTCTTCATAAAAAACTGGTACCTCACAAGCACACAGCTTGCTGGTTAACTTATTTTTAGGTGAGATCTTGTTACTGAAATACTCAAAATGTAAACTTTGATTTGATGAGATCATGTAAGCTTCGTTGCTGTCACAGTTGTAGTCTGGAAGAGATAAGAGTTCTCACCTTTAcaataaaaaactttttcactGGCTTAGAGTTCATACCACGCTGCATTCTCAAATGAGACACTGTGGAAGAAGGGGGAGTGTCATTGCCTTTCCATCTTGAAGCAGAATACTTTTCTGTTCTCaggactttaaaaatattgctgagTGACTTCTGCAAGTTGAATATGGTgggattttgttggttttttttccagagaaaaaaatataaatgagacacgcttatttaaaagaaacacaggTGATGagtttgaatttaaaattgtgttttcaGTGCTCATGGCATTCTCTCCATATGTGTTATTCCCAGATACCTGATGGCTAATCACATGCTCACTTATGACAGCTATGTGAGAGGTTATTTGCCCTCAGTTTTAGCTTGAAATTTTCTGAATCTGGCAGTCTTTCTAGAAAACTTAGATTTTTCAGATTACAGGAATGCAAAGCCTCAGTTGGAGCTCCCATAGTCAAATAGAAATTGGTCAGGAGTGATTGGTGTTCTAATATTTCATACAGTTGTTGCTCTCACATAGAATAAAACGACTTGAAAGAATGTTATTCAAGATAAAATATGTTATAAATGTGCAAAAATAGTCAAGGGCTGTTTAGGGGAGCCTGTAGCAATAGGTTAAGATCACATTGGGGAAGAAGATAAACGGGGTCCATTGGTTCATGCTTCCCCGTGATGATAATAAAGTCTTACAATTAAACACActtaatgtgttttaaataaagagCATTCTTGACAGGAGGAGCAGATAGAGTTgcataatttctattttctgcttggttttgttttctaaactaAGATTGTGTCTTCCTAACCACAAGTGAGGATAGGAAAAACAAGCACTAATATGCAAGCAGTGGTACAAAGATTTGTTACATCAGCTATTCCTTTACTCCTGCCAGTACAGGCTCACTCTCTGCAGAAATCTCCCTCTCCCCTGTAGCTTTAGATGTGCAAATTAATCAGTCTTTCATAACCTCCCACAAAAGATTGTTCTGTGACCCCAAGTGTAGCTCATGctctttgtcttcattttgaagttatttttaacGTTGTGTATTTACTGAGTGGGTGCTTCTGTGTACACAGAGTTCTTTCTTTTGTCAACCAAGCACCTTCCTGCTCATGGTCTTTAAAACCTGTTTCATGCAGGAATCCAaagagcctttttttccttgtaacaCAGCATTCTTTTCAGCTGTTACTTTTCTTGCATCTTTGCAGCTGGAAGGGAATGAGTTTTTATAGGAGAAGAGGTTGTCCTAGggaaaattgaaattttatgtTTGAGTTAGTAATCTTTCAGCATGAAGACTGCCCCACACCCATGGTTTTACAGcctgttgcatttattttttcctctaggaACGTGCTGGCCGTCACTGTGGTGCTCTGAGGGTCCTGAACTCGTATTGGGTGGGTGAAGATTCCACTTACAAGTTCTTCGAAGTGATCCTGATCGATCCCTTCCACAAGACCATCAGGCGGAACCCCGACACCCAATGGATCACCAAGCCCGTCCACAAGCACAGAGAGATGCGTGGGCTGACGTCGGCCGGGCGCAAGAGCCGCGGGCTGGGCAAGGGCCACAAGTTCCACCACACCATTGGTGGCTCGCGCCGCGCCGCCTGGAGAAGGCGCAACACCCTGCAGCTGCACCGCTACCGCTAGTGCTTGTAAACGGGGCCACCTAATAAAGATCGTGCAGGTTGTTAAATTTAACcgcgctgctgctgcttcttggaTAGGCGTAGAACTCTCCAGGAGGTTCCAGGCGTTTCCGTATTCTGACAGGcttctgaaaatgtgatttgATGCTTGTGAGGAGTGTAGGCCCTGAGTGCAGAGTTCCGTGATGGGCTTCACTTTTGATAACATGGAAAGGACGTGTGCAGTGGGTATTGAGAGCCcacattcttttttctcttggtctGAGTTTATTTAGTCACTGTTTGTAGGTTGGGGTCTCTTTGTCCTGTGCTTGAACTGAAGGCCAGTGTTGATCCTGTGCAATGAGATGTAAACTGAAAGCGCTCGTTTCTTTTTTATAGGTGATCAAATACTAAtggctattttatttttcaagttctATTTTTTTGTACTTCTTTAGTGTCAAACCAGCTCTTGGGCCTCAGCTACAAACACTGTCTAATGCGGAAGAGTAAAGGTTGCTCTTTTCATTGTAGTGCACGGTATTAAAAATGTGGGCACATCACAAAGGATGATAAGGTTTTAGGCTGAATAGTAAAATACTGACTGTAGAGTAGGTATTATTTCATTTGTCAAGATTGAGGTGGGACAGTTTCTTAAACCTTCCTTTTGATACTAGAACAGAAAACATGTCTCTGTGTTAGAGCTGCATTCTGATTTACTCTGCATGGTCAGGTGGTAGGAGTAACCACATTTGGATAACAGTTACAGATGAATGTATTTAGACTACTTTTTGCCAAATCACAGTCTGACCTTTTCAGCATGAAGTCAGTTTGCACATAAAGGATGAGAGGTTAAATGCAGTTCCTGGCAGTAGCTTCCACAGATTCTGTACTATATGCATTAGGTAGTCATAGGAAAAGAGGTTGATAAAAGGCCCAAGAAGTAGCTGTGTCTTCCTGGAACTTCAGGTTGGGATGtggaatgctttttttttttccttcctgaggcTTAAAATATGTCAAGATTTTCCCTTCAACTGAGATTCACTTAAGACTCCAGTTTAAGTTCCCACAGGAGAGTGGTAGTCTGAAGAAGAGACATTTTGTCAGCGTGTCCTCAAAGCCAGGAAGAAGAGCTCAAGGTGGTGATTCTTTGATGATATATTTTGTTTGattcaaacaagaaaaatgcaaaataatctGTTAAAAAGTGTTAAAGCTATCTGCTCTAAATTCTATAAATTCTAAGGAGATTTTTAGCCTCTCCTTTGAAGTATCACTAGTGTTTTTGAAAGATAGTGCTGTGATGGTGTAGGGCAGAAAGTGGAAGTTCCTCAGAGTAAATTTGATGAGTGAGGTCTCTCCTGAGCATGGAGGGGTTATTGCAGAAAAGGGGCTGATCTGTCTGGTTTGCAGATTTAATGGCTTCAGGTAGTGCCAGTATGGCCAGTGTGTCCATTCCTTTGGAATTGCTTTTGTCTGCTTGAGGAACATGGTCTAGaaaaaggtgtccctgcccatgttAGGGgatttggaactagatgatcttaaaggttCCTTCAGGCcaaatttatgatttttttttttttttaaaggcaacaGCTTCAAGATTGATGATACTGTACTAGGGTTTGTTAAGCTGCCATCGATGAGGGAGGGTGACAGCAGGTGATGGGGCAGTCAGCACTAATGCTGTGTCCTTGGCCAGCATGCAAACCTTTCAGCATGTGGCAGGTGTCTTCAGTGAGACCTGCCTTAGGCTGGCCCTTGTGGTTCTGGAGTTCTTTAACCTTTAAAGTAAGGGGGAAAATACTATCCCCTCTGAAGTTTATGGAAAACTGCTGATGACAGTGTATCTAAAAGGGTGTGGTATCTAGACCAGTGAAAGAATGTGAAACAGATGCTGGTGCCTTCAGAGGATGTTCTGGGTATGTCCAGCTCATTCCAAGTCTTTGAGAAGTCACATTGCCTTAGTGTCTGTCCACACTGGAAGTGTCTCACGCTCTTAGACAGGattttgggtttgaagggacaTTGCTGTGCAAAATTTATGTGAAGCAGAAAgacaaattacattttcctaaagtctttattttaaaaaggcaaaacattggggaaaaaacatttttgttcgGGCTTGGTTTGGGAAGTCAGGGTTACAGAGAGGTTATGTGATCTCTGCCTTTCCTACTTGATTCTTGAACCTGTTACGCAAGTTCAAGAGATTGCAAGTATGTGTTCCTTAAGATTGTGGTAGAAACCAGTCATCTGAGACAGTCCTGGTGAGAGGCTGTAACTTGAGTTCAACCCTCCCCAGACACCAAGGGTCTGCGAGAAACAGGCTCACTAAGCTGTagctgaaggagggcagggggagggaagaggaagctTCAGGAATTTCACCAGGCAAATCTATTAAGACATAGAGGAATCTAGTAATCTGTTTTCCAAGCCATCTACTTGGCTCTGTTTGCAGGACTGATCATTTCTCAGTCTGAGCAGGCATGTTTTGGATGTAATTAAAAGAGCTGTCTGGCTTCTAGGCAAGACAAAATGAATACCACAGTTAAACTGCAGAGAATTGGGACTGTACAGTACCAGCCTCGTTCAGCTTGGTTTTAGGTGCTGTTGAAAATAGTTGGGTGTAAGCTTTTATTAGGCTGGATTTCACTTATGTGTCAGCTGCCTAGATTAGCTAATCACTCAGCTTTTGGTACAAGGTGAGGACCTGGCAAGGCCACTATTTCTGTCCCAAGGGGTAGGATGTGTAAAAACAGATTGTGTGATTTTAGGATGTTCTTTAAATAAGCAAATAGTCAACTCCCTTCCACATAGCTAATAGAAGTGCACATTACTTGGCAACACTAGCTAGGTTGAAAGGTAGGGACTCACTAATCAGCAGCAAGTGTAATTGTTTCCTTGCTTTGTCTCAGAAGCATTGGGAATCTCTGCaaggcagctgggaaagggacaCTGGCATGATGCCTGTGAAAGTCACAGATGCTGGTGGAGGAGGCAGATGACTCCTTCCTTGCAGCAGAAGGTCATGGAATTCCACTGGTGATTTTTGTGGGGGCCTTAGAATGAAGTAATTAGCGATGGAGGAGAGTTCTAGCTCGACTTTCTCACTTATCTCTGTCCTTGTAATGCAGCAGTTGTTCACTAGCCTTGACCCAGTAGAGAAAAGTGACTGCCTGTGAAGAGTTCTGTACAGCTAATGAATTAAAAAGCTAGGCTCTAAAAATAGAGCCTGTTTCCTATTCTATTATCTACTCACTTTCCAAGCCCGGGAAAAAACACCATATTTTTGtacatctcttttcttttccagcagacACAAGTCTAGTTTGGAGAGTATCAAGTACCAAAATACTCAGTGTGATTGAAACACGGCTGcagccacaaaaaaacccaatttggAATTGAATTAGATGCTCTTTtctggggctttgagcaaccaCCAACTTTTTGATCCAAtccttttaaagtaattatttgAAACGTAAAGCTGTATGAAAGGATGGAGAACCTGTAGGTTGTTCTCTTTATGTGTCAAGGTTCTGAATCAGCTTCAATTTAGTAATTACACACAGAATGTTTAGGTTGCAGAGCCTCGCTCCCTACAGTTAGGAAGTGTCTGAGCTACACTGCTTACACAACCTTTAATTCAGTGGCTATCCTGCTCTTACCTAATGGGCCAGAAGAGACAAAGCCAGGACTAGAACCCAGTTCTTCTGGACCCCTTGTCACTGCCTGAAATTTAGGAGAGCATGCCTTTCTTTGGTATCAAATGATGTTCAGTGATATAATTAAAGGCTCTTATTGTAATGAAGATGTCATTCAATCTCATTAAATAC contains:
- the RPL15 gene encoding large ribosomal subunit protein eL15, producing MGAYKYIQELWRKKQSDVMRFLLRVRCWQYRQLSALHRAPRPTRPDKARRLGYKAKQGYVIYRVRVRRGGRKRPVPKGATYGKPVHHGVNQLKFARSLQSVAEERAGRHCGALRVLNSYWVGEDSTYKFFEVILIDPFHKTIRRNPDTQWITKPVHKHREMRGLTSAGRKSRGLGKGHKFHHTIGGSRRAAWRRRNTLQLHRYR